The following coding sequences lie in one Spinacia oleracea cultivar Varoflay chromosome 1, BTI_SOV_V1, whole genome shotgun sequence genomic window:
- the LOC110789651 gene encoding uncharacterized protein — MTMASHQFLCNSPRPHLFLHSPTRPNPTQPHLSFIPKATSDPDPQPESDPQPSDDFDSRISQMRLKYRSGTGKKAEIRKTKKGNQRAESESTGNGVFLPPVPLKEPISGGLKVEFGFSPFTERVNGRLAGLGLAALLLVELATGKSVIKYHKPEIVFVQIYFMAAVTALYLKFEKEKISVWPQNDAKQ, encoded by the coding sequence ATGACAATGGCATCCCATCAATTCCTCTGCAATTCTCCTCGCCCACACCTCTTCCTCCACTCTCCAACCCGGCCCAACCCAACTCAACCCCATCTCTCCTTCATCCCCAAAGCCACCTCTGACCCAGACCCTCAGCCGGAATCCGACCCACAACCTTCCGATGATTTTGACTCCCGGATCTCCCAAATGCGACTCAAGTACCGTTCCGGAACCGGTAAAAAAGCCGAAATTCGAAAGACAAAGAAGGGAAACCAAAGGGCCGAATCCGAGTCCACCGGAAACGGGGTTTTCCTACCCCCGGTTCCGTTAAAAGAACCGATTTCAGGCGGTTTGAAGGTGGAATTTGGGTTCAGCCCGTTTACTGAGCGGGTTAATGGGCGGCTCGCTGGGCTAGGATTGGCAGCCTTATTGTTGGTGGAATTGGCAACGGGGAAGAGTGTGATAAAGTATCATAAACCAGAAATAGTGTTTGTTCAGATTTATTTTATGGCTGCTGTAACTGCCTTGTATTTGAAGTTTGAGAAAGAAAAGATCAGTGTTTGGCCTCAAAATGATGCTAAACAAtga
- the LOC130465539 gene encoding glycine-rich protein 5-like translates to MVPTWPTTTTVEERRRPWGNGPCIACGGVALCGGEVGKRMVVVDSGRGGARGRKWWCKGGEQDGGGVGRSAGEFNRLRGGSGHGEGCGEGEGGGLRGGEGFGEGEGGGDGRWWLPGIFAGN, encoded by the coding sequence ATGGTGCCCACATGGCCGACGACCACGACGGTGGAGGAGCGTCGTCGACCTTGGGGGAACGGTCCTTGTATTGCTTGTGGTGGTGTCGCGCTTTGTGGTGGTGAGGTGGGGAAgaggatggtggtggtggactcGGGAAGAGGAGGTGCGCGAGGAAGAAAATGGTGGTGCAAAGGGGGGGAACAGGATGGTGGTGGTGTTGGGAGGAGTGCCGGTGAGTTCAACCGCCTACGTGGTGGCAGTGGTCACGGGGAGGGGTGTGGTGAAGGGGAGGGTGGTGGGCTTCGTGGTGGGGAGGGGTTTGGTGAAGGGGAAGGTGGTGGTGATGGGAGGTGGTGGCTGCCCGGAATTTTTGCCGGAAACTAA
- the LOC130467928 gene encoding uncharacterized protein isoform X2, with amino-acid sequence MERRSKESFRTMIKNNKIYMDLKEILREHSLRYLPAKALYRSLSVCRDWKLQISSPFFVHNQSISFSSVSGFFLQSPENQNPPSFVTHNRMAYGVPDQELKFLPEPVDLKASANGLLCCQSRTGEKLYYVCNPVNQHWKKIPKPSENHGPNPMIALAFEPSLLNFSADYKLVCIFPSNDIEEAYEFEIYSSLQDSWKVSSEMYFSKGKLQCIRGDYSNGVIYWPTTSGKLLIFDVKKEKVKQTYAHLGKSIGMVNGKLCNSFSTGLSITVNVLQSLHANTLPMRSKTDTWKVEHKVQLNAADIQLQRNDQLRVLFTWDNLILLRADGVCWFSTEQSHMSMESITMSSMVRPGIRFIIPLFQNLVIISFLRISASSLGSCNISVRTLRIMFISSILCNRVINSS; translated from the exons ATGGAAAGAAGATCAAAGGAATCCTTTAGAACCATGATAAAGAACAACAAGATTTACATGGACCTAAAAGAGATACTGAGGGAGCATTCCCTTCGCTATCTCCCAGCAAAAGCCCTTTACAGGTCACTTTCAGTATGTAGAGATTGGAAGCTTCAGATCTCAAGTCCCTTCTTCGTGCATAACCAGTCAATTTCATTTTCCTCAGTATCAGGCTTCTTTCTACAGTCACCAGAAAATCAAAATCCTCCCTCTTTTGTTACCCATAACAGAATGGCTTATGGTGTGCCTGATCAGGAACTTAAGTTCTTACCAGAGCCAGTTGATTTAAAGGCCTCTGCTAATGGTCTTCTTTGCTGTCAAAGTCGAACTGGGGAAAAGCTGTACTATGTCTGTAACCCTGTTAACCAGCATTGGAAGAAAATTCCTAAGCCTTCTGAGAATCATGGTCCTAATCCTATGATTGCTCTCGCGTTTGAACCATCACTGCTGAACTTTTCAGCTGATTACAAGCTAGTTTGCATTTTTCCGTCTAATGACATTGAGGAAGCGTATGAATTTGAGATCTACTCCTCGTTGCAAGATTCCTGGAAAGTTTCATCAGAGATGTACTTTAGCAAAGGAAAGCTACAGTGTATTAGAGGGGATTACTCCAATGGAGTTATCTATTGGCCAACAACTTCTGGGAaacttttgatttttgatgtgaAGAAAGAAAAAGTGAAGCAAACTTATGCACACCTTGGAAAGTCTATAGGGATGGTGAATGGGAAGCTCTGCAATTCTTTCTCAACAGGTTTGTCCATTACGGTGAACGTACTACAAAGCTTACATGCTAATACACTGCCAATGAGATCTAAGACTGATACATGGAAGGTGGAGCATAAAGTTCAGTTGAATGCTGCAGATATTCAGCTTCAGAGAAATGATCAGCTACGAGTTCTGTTCACATGGGATAATTTGATTCTGTTACGAGCTGATG GAGTATGTTGGTTTTCCACAGAGCAAAGCCATATGAGCATGGAGTCAATAACCATGTCAAGTATGGTACGGCCAGGTATACGGTTCATTATACCGCTATTCCAGAATCTTGTTATAATCTCCTTCCTCAGAATCTCTGCCTCTAGCCTTGGGAGTTGCAATATCTCCGTCAGAACGTTGCGGATCATGTTCATCAGTTCAATTCTATGCAACCGAGTTATTAACTCGTCGTGA
- the LOC130467928 gene encoding uncharacterized protein isoform X1 has product MTNEATTKGMLPVYSLSMERRSKESFRTMIKNNKIYMDLKEILREHSLRYLPAKALYRSLSVCRDWKLQISSPFFVHNQSISFSSVSGFFLQSPENQNPPSFVTHNRMAYGVPDQELKFLPEPVDLKASANGLLCCQSRTGEKLYYVCNPVNQHWKKIPKPSENHGPNPMIALAFEPSLLNFSADYKLVCIFPSNDIEEAYEFEIYSSLQDSWKVSSEMYFSKGKLQCIRGDYSNGVIYWPTTSGKLLIFDVKKEKVKQTYAHLGKSIGMVNGKLCNSFSTGLSITVNVLQSLHANTLPMRSKTDTWKVEHKVQLNAADIQLQRNDQLRVLFTWDNLILLRADGVCWFSTEQSHMSMESITMSSMVRPGIRFIIPLFQNLVIISFLRISASSLGSCNISVRTLRIMFISSILCNRVINSS; this is encoded by the exons ATGACAAATGAGGCAACAACAAAGGGAATGCTGCCAGTTTATTCTCTTTC GATGGAAAGAAGATCAAAGGAATCCTTTAGAACCATGATAAAGAACAACAAGATTTACATGGACCTAAAAGAGATACTGAGGGAGCATTCCCTTCGCTATCTCCCAGCAAAAGCCCTTTACAGGTCACTTTCAGTATGTAGAGATTGGAAGCTTCAGATCTCAAGTCCCTTCTTCGTGCATAACCAGTCAATTTCATTTTCCTCAGTATCAGGCTTCTTTCTACAGTCACCAGAAAATCAAAATCCTCCCTCTTTTGTTACCCATAACAGAATGGCTTATGGTGTGCCTGATCAGGAACTTAAGTTCTTACCAGAGCCAGTTGATTTAAAGGCCTCTGCTAATGGTCTTCTTTGCTGTCAAAGTCGAACTGGGGAAAAGCTGTACTATGTCTGTAACCCTGTTAACCAGCATTGGAAGAAAATTCCTAAGCCTTCTGAGAATCATGGTCCTAATCCTATGATTGCTCTCGCGTTTGAACCATCACTGCTGAACTTTTCAGCTGATTACAAGCTAGTTTGCATTTTTCCGTCTAATGACATTGAGGAAGCGTATGAATTTGAGATCTACTCCTCGTTGCAAGATTCCTGGAAAGTTTCATCAGAGATGTACTTTAGCAAAGGAAAGCTACAGTGTATTAGAGGGGATTACTCCAATGGAGTTATCTATTGGCCAACAACTTCTGGGAaacttttgatttttgatgtgaAGAAAGAAAAAGTGAAGCAAACTTATGCACACCTTGGAAAGTCTATAGGGATGGTGAATGGGAAGCTCTGCAATTCTTTCTCAACAGGTTTGTCCATTACGGTGAACGTACTACAAAGCTTACATGCTAATACACTGCCAATGAGATCTAAGACTGATACATGGAAGGTGGAGCATAAAGTTCAGTTGAATGCTGCAGATATTCAGCTTCAGAGAAATGATCAGCTACGAGTTCTGTTCACATGGGATAATTTGATTCTGTTACGAGCTGATG GAGTATGTTGGTTTTCCACAGAGCAAAGCCATATGAGCATGGAGTCAATAACCATGTCAAGTATGGTACGGCCAGGTATACGGTTCATTATACCGCTATTCCAGAATCTTGTTATAATCTCCTTCCTCAGAATCTCTGCCTCTAGCCTTGGGAGTTGCAATATCTCCGTCAGAACGTTGCGGATCATGTTCATCAGTTCAATTCTATGCAACCGAGTTATTAACTCGTCGTGA
- the LOC110789649 gene encoding F-box protein At5g49610, with amino-acid sequence MDKGKNPGKSKVVSKPEKIYRELREIIQEEALRFLPAKSLCKFKAVCRDWNRQISTPFFEHSQSFAFRSISGLFCQSLDGSISFISLDPISFGIPDPSLKFLPEPVDLIASSHGLLCCRGRTEEKAYYICNPVNQHWKKLPNPEANHGQNPLLVLVFEPSLLNFVADYKLLCAFPSTDFDGAYEFEIYSSIENSWKISSEIWFGENGRILKTGGVHVNGVVYWSSNSYSIIGFDLKKQRVKVFSAYDMYGSNTLYMIDKKLCVSIRKGSELTTWVLSNEYANTMHMEARSQTWKQKKVVLSNAGGDSGGATHDSEGIVLAVGSDVIVYPKGSKIFIYGLRTKEATEVSSKAEFILENVYVPYVNSLVCL; translated from the coding sequence ATGGATAAGGGAAAGAACCCTGGTAAATCTAAAGTGGTGTCCAAGCCCGAGAAGATCTACAGGGAACTCCGAGAGATAATACAAGAGGAGGCTCTCCGTTTCCTTCCTGCTAAATCTCTTTGCAAGTTCAAAGCTGTGTGCAGAGACTGGAATCGTCAGATATCAACTCCGTTCTTTGAACACAGTCAGTCATTTGCTTTTCGTTCAATCTCAGGCCTATTTTGTCAGTCTCTTGATGGTTCTATCTCGTTTATTTCCCTTGATCCTATATCATTTGGCATCCCTGACCCAAGTTTGAAGTTTTTGCCTGAACCTGTTGATTTGATTGCTTCCTCTCATGGATTACTCTGCTGTCGAGGTCGCACCGAGGAAAAGGCATATTACATTTGCAATCCTGTTAACCAACATTGGAAGAAGCTTCCTAACCCTGAAGCTAATCATGGACAAAACCCTCTCTTGGTACTTGTTTTTGAGCCATCACTCCTGAACTTTGTGGCTGATTATAAATTGCTTTGTGCTTTCCCTTCTACTGATTTTGATGGTGCTTATGAGTTTGAGATCTATTCATCCATTGAAAACTCGTGGAAGATTTCTTCTGAGATTTGGTTTGGCGAAAATGGGAGGATACTGAAGACAGGTGGCGTTCATGTGAACGGGGTTGTTTACTGGTCTTCAAATAGTTATTCGATTATTGGTTTTGATCTAAAGAAACAGCGTGTGAAGGTGTTCTCAGCCTATGATATGTACGGATCTAACACCTTGTACATGATCGACAAGAAGCTTTGTGTATCAATTAGGAAAGGTTCTGAACTAACCACATGGGTGTTGTCGAATGAGTATGCAAATACCATGCATATGGAAGCTAGAAGCCAGACATGGAAACAGAAGAAAGTTGTGCTTAGTAATGCAGGTGGTGATAGTGGTGGTGCAACACATGATTCGGAAGGAATTGTTTTGGCTGTGGGAAGTGATGTGATTGTGTACCCGAAAGGaagtaaaatatttatctatggTCTTAGAACTAAAGAAGCAACAGAGGTGAGCTCTAAGGCAGAGTTTATCCTAGAGAATGTTTATGTTCCTTATGTCAACAGCTTAGTGTGCCTTTAG